One segment of Bradyrhizobium sp. CB2312 DNA contains the following:
- a CDS encoding ABC transporter permease subunit, producing the protein MSTYSLSDGLASGAPRVSRAPLLATWLRDSGVGVLASLAWIAFGLSCLWWEDVGDWSRTHSLGIAAFVIAAVALFGTVGADYLGSAGRALHKRAPWLVALGALLTLWELATAKFAWLPLPFFPPPQSIIEVYTDDLPKLLDSVFASVRLQLGGYLIGATIGFLTGVSIGWSRAVGYWVHPVLRFIGPLPATAWLPIAFFTFPSSWSASTFLIALATGFPVTVLTWSGVASVSNAYYDVARTLGAKPSFVVLKVAIPAALPHVFVGLFMGLGSSFAVLVVAEMIGVKAGLGWYLQWAQGWAAYANMYAALIVMSLLCSGAITLLFAIRDRLLVWQKGTVKW; encoded by the coding sequence ATGTCGACGTATTCGCTGTCTGACGGCCTTGCCTCCGGCGCGCCGCGTGTCTCGCGCGCGCCGCTGCTGGCGACCTGGTTGCGGGACTCCGGCGTCGGCGTTCTCGCCAGCCTCGCCTGGATCGCCTTTGGTCTCTCCTGCCTGTGGTGGGAGGATGTCGGCGACTGGTCGCGCACGCATTCGCTCGGCATCGCCGCCTTCGTCATCGCGGCGGTCGCGCTGTTCGGCACCGTCGGCGCCGATTATCTGGGATCGGCGGGAAGGGCGCTGCACAAGCGCGCGCCCTGGCTCGTCGCGCTCGGCGCGTTACTGACCTTGTGGGAGCTCGCCACCGCAAAATTCGCCTGGCTGCCGTTGCCGTTCTTCCCGCCGCCGCAATCGATCATCGAGGTCTATACCGACGATCTGCCAAAACTGCTCGACAGCGTGTTCGCCTCGGTCAGGCTTCAGCTCGGCGGTTATCTGATCGGCGCGACCATCGGGTTTCTCACCGGCGTCTCGATCGGCTGGTCGCGCGCGGTCGGCTATTGGGTGCATCCGGTGCTGCGCTTCATCGGCCCGCTGCCGGCGACGGCCTGGTTGCCGATCGCGTTCTTCACGTTCCCGTCGAGCTGGAGTGCCTCGACCTTCCTGATCGCGTTGGCTACCGGATTTCCGGTGACCGTGTTGACCTGGTCGGGCGTCGCGAGCGTCAGCAACGCCTATTACGACGTCGCGCGCACGCTGGGTGCAAAACCGTCCTTCGTGGTGCTGAAGGTCGCGATCCCCGCCGCGCTGCCGCACGTCTTCGTCGGCCTGTTCATGGGGCTCGGCTCGTCCTTCGCGGTGCTTGTCGTCGCCGAGATGATCGGCGTCAAGGCCGGGCTCGGCTGGTACCTGCAATGGGCGCAGGGCTGGGCCGCCTACGCCAACATGTATGCGGCGCTGATCGTGATGTCGCTGCTCTGCTCCGGCGCGATCACGCTGCTGTTTGCGATCCGCGACCGCCTTCTGGTCTGGCAGAAGGGGACCGTGAAATGGTAG
- a CDS encoding ABC transporter substrate-binding protein — protein sequence MENDNKRGGSGLDRRHLLQAGLAAAFAAPLGAFGAAQAFAPRAIAPGVDFSEFPLCRTASDAPALTGAPRKLKLSWNAGAVCLAPLPVAIEHGFFQKQNLDVELVNYSGSTDQLLEAIATGKSDAGLGMALRWLKPLEQGFDVKIAAGTHGGCMRVLTRADSGVEKLADLRGKIVAVGDLGGPDKNFFSIQLAKLGIDPNKDVDWRAYPGNLLNVAVEKGEVQAFLSSDPLAYLWLKDSQYKEVASNLDGEYRDKSCCIVGLRGSLVREEPQVARAITQALLDAAIFTAQNPVVAAKSFQPYAPKAATLADIEGMVRYHTHHHHPVGDILKRELKAYADDLKSVQVFKQSTDTAKFAERIYVDVFAV from the coding sequence ATGGAGAACGACAACAAGCGCGGCGGTTCGGGGCTCGATCGCCGCCATCTGCTCCAGGCGGGATTGGCCGCGGCCTTCGCCGCGCCGCTCGGCGCCTTCGGGGCAGCACAGGCCTTTGCGCCGCGCGCCATCGCACCTGGCGTCGACTTCTCGGAGTTTCCGCTGTGCCGGACCGCATCCGATGCGCCCGCACTGACCGGTGCGCCGCGCAAGCTGAAGCTGTCGTGGAATGCCGGCGCGGTGTGCCTTGCGCCATTGCCGGTCGCGATCGAGCACGGCTTCTTCCAGAAGCAGAATCTCGACGTTGAGCTGGTCAACTATTCCGGCTCGACCGACCAGCTGCTCGAGGCGATCGCGACGGGAAAAAGCGACGCCGGCCTCGGCATGGCGCTGCGCTGGCTGAAGCCGCTGGAGCAGGGCTTTGACGTCAAGATCGCCGCCGGCACCCATGGCGGCTGCATGCGCGTTTTGACGCGTGCTGATTCAGGTGTCGAAAAACTCGCCGACCTCAGGGGCAAGATCGTCGCCGTCGGCGATCTCGGCGGTCCCGACAAGAACTTCTTCTCCATTCAGCTGGCAAAGCTCGGCATCGATCCCAACAAGGACGTCGATTGGCGCGCCTATCCCGGCAATTTGCTCAACGTCGCTGTGGAGAAGGGCGAGGTGCAGGCGTTCCTGTCGTCCGATCCGCTCGCCTATCTCTGGCTCAAGGACAGTCAGTACAAGGAGGTCGCCTCCAATCTCGACGGCGAATATCGCGACAAGAGCTGCTGCATCGTCGGCCTGCGCGGCAGCCTCGTGCGCGAGGAGCCGCAGGTCGCGCGCGCGATCACGCAGGCGCTGCTCGATGCTGCGATTTTCACCGCGCAGAATCCGGTCGTGGCGGCAAAATCGTTCCAGCCCTATGCGCCGAAGGCGGCGACGCTCGCCGATATCGAGGGCATGGTGCGCTACCACACCCACCACCATCATCCCGTCGGCGACATCCTGAAGCGCGAGCTCAAGGCCTATGCCGATGATCTCAAGAGCGTGCAGGTGTTCAAGCAGAGCACCGACACGGCCAAATTCGCGGAGCGCATCTATGTCGACGTATTCGCTGTCTGA
- a CDS encoding LLM class flavin-dependent oxidoreductase has translation MSVEFIGFIANSNASETIVRQGPVLDPAYIETVAKAHELAGFDRALLAFHSTTPDALQVAQHVLTITKKLKVMIAQRPGFTAPTLLARQLATLDQLYDGRVSLHVITGGNAIELRQDGNTLDDKDGRYVRTSEFLDVVRLEWTSEKPFNYSGKYYNVENGFSQVKPVQKGGIYTFVGGGSDAAIEVAGKHADTFALWGESYAQVRDVTARVHNAAVRYGRPTPRFSLSVRPILADTEEAAWKKAEEILERATALQDQTGYRRPNHATDGAKRLLALADQGARIDKRLWTEIAKLTGANSNTTALVGTPEQVAEVFADYYDLGVSHFLIRGFDPLPDAIEYGRELIPLTRKLSAARDQQRGIAAE, from the coding sequence ATGTCCGTCGAGTTCATCGGCTTTATCGCCAACAGCAATGCTTCCGAGACCATCGTGCGCCAGGGTCCGGTGCTCGATCCCGCCTATATCGAGACGGTGGCGAAGGCGCATGAGCTCGCCGGCTTCGACCGCGCCCTGCTGGCGTTCCATTCGACGACGCCAGACGCGCTACAGGTCGCCCAGCATGTGCTGACCATCACGAAGAAGCTCAAGGTGATGATCGCGCAGCGCCCGGGCTTCACCGCGCCGACACTCTTGGCGCGCCAGCTCGCCACGCTGGACCAGCTCTATGACGGCCGTGTGTCGCTGCATGTCATCACCGGCGGCAACGCCATCGAGCTCCGCCAGGACGGCAACACGCTTGACGACAAGGACGGGCGCTACGTCCGCACCAGCGAGTTCCTCGACGTGGTGCGTCTGGAATGGACCAGCGAGAAGCCGTTCAACTACAGCGGCAAATATTACAACGTCGAGAATGGCTTCTCTCAGGTGAAGCCAGTCCAGAAGGGCGGCATCTACACCTTCGTCGGCGGCGGCTCGGATGCAGCGATCGAGGTCGCCGGCAAGCATGCCGATACATTCGCGCTGTGGGGCGAGTCATACGCGCAGGTGCGCGACGTCACTGCACGCGTTCATAATGCAGCCGTCAGGTACGGGCGGCCGACGCCGCGCTTCAGCCTGTCGGTGCGGCCGATCCTCGCCGACACCGAGGAGGCCGCCTGGAAGAAGGCGGAGGAGATCCTGGAACGTGCCACCGCGCTCCAGGACCAGACCGGCTACCGCAGGCCGAACCACGCCACTGACGGCGCCAAGCGGCTGTTGGCGCTCGCCGACCAGGGCGCGCGCATCGACAAGCGGCTGTGGACCGAGATCGCAAAGCTCACCGGCGCCAACAGCAACACCACGGCGCTGGTCGGCACGCCCGAACAGGTCGCCGAGGTCTTCGCCGATTACTACGATCTCGGCGTCAGCCATTTCCTGATCCGCGGCTTCGATCCGCTTCCCGATGCGATCGAGTATGGCCGCGAGCTGATCCCGCTGACGCGCAAGTTGAGCGCTGCACGCGACCAGCAGCGGGGGATCGCGGCGGAATGA
- a CDS encoding SemiSWEET transporter, with amino-acid sequence MEPFVIKLIGFAAATCTTVAYAPQAIKVWKTRSTGDISLGMFLVMVLGLALWLIYGLLSGDGPLIASNAVTMLLAGGILFMKLKYG; translated from the coding sequence ATGGAACCATTCGTGATCAAGCTGATCGGCTTTGCCGCCGCCACCTGCACCACCGTGGCCTATGCGCCGCAGGCCATCAAGGTGTGGAAGACCCGCTCCACCGGCGACATCTCGCTCGGCATGTTCCTGGTCATGGTGCTGGGCCTCGCGCTTTGGCTCATCTACGGCCTGCTCAGCGGCGACGGCCCGCTGATCGCCTCGAACGCCGTCACCATGCTGCTCGCCGGCGGCATCCTGTTCATGAAGCTGAAGTACGGGTGA
- a CDS encoding nucleoside deaminase: MTRSEADVQDLRMMERCLELARQGVKQGELPFGAVIASRGQVIAEATNHVSSECDVTRHAELVALSEAQKILGQKRLPDCTLYSIVEPCPMCSFPTREARIGRVVFAISSPIMGGFSRWDVLSDNNLSSKLPEVFGPAPEIVSGLLSQRAEQVWRDWNPLAWRFMRRRGCIGRAAEQTSCHAGAPRPTFSWNALADILAAPALSVSNVFLRRRADSNTSDLDKPRV; encoded by the coding sequence ATGACTAGATCAGAAGCTGACGTCCAAGATTTGCGAATGATGGAAAGATGCCTCGAACTCGCTCGGCAAGGGGTGAAGCAAGGAGAGCTGCCATTCGGCGCCGTAATCGCGTCTCGAGGACAGGTCATCGCAGAAGCGACCAACCACGTCTCATCGGAATGCGACGTGACCCGACACGCGGAACTCGTGGCTCTTTCAGAGGCGCAGAAGATTCTAGGACAAAAGCGTTTGCCGGATTGCACTTTGTATTCAATCGTCGAACCTTGCCCAATGTGTTCTTTCCCGACACGGGAGGCGCGGATTGGTCGCGTGGTGTTCGCCATTTCATCTCCGATCATGGGCGGATTTTCGAGATGGGACGTTCTGTCGGACAACAATTTGTCGAGCAAACTGCCTGAGGTCTTCGGACCTGCGCCGGAAATCGTCTCTGGCTTGCTATCCCAAAGGGCCGAGCAGGTCTGGCGCGACTGGAACCCGCTCGCCTGGCGATTTATGAGACGACGAGGCTGCATCGGACGAGCGGCCGAGCAGACTTCGTGCCATGCGGGCGCGCCTCGGCCAACGTTTTCCTGGAATGCGTTGGCGGATATTTTGGCCGCGCCAGCTCTTTCGGTGAGTAACGTCTTCCTGCGCCGGCGTGCAGATTCAAACACCTCGGACCTGGACAAGCCTCGAGTCTAG
- a CDS encoding acyl-CoA dehydrogenase family protein, producing MVTTAAKGRSPNSEPDFIERAEALGEGFAARAAEHDRSGSFPFENFRELSEAGLLSLTVPAAHGGGGAGARYAAKILGIIGKADASTALVLSMHYINHLVMARSPTWPARLSRKLARESVEGVALINALRVEPELGSPARGGLPATIARRTETGWRLSGHKIYSTGSPILKWYLVWARTDEAEPRVGQFLVPAGLPGTRIIETWDHHGLRASGSHDVIFDDVVIPLDAEVDVRKPADWRAPDVAQATVHTIFVAAIYDGIARAARDWLIGFLKTRVPANLGAPLASLPRAQEILGGIEAKLAVNVRLIDSFASDFDDGLQLSAIESNIVKLTVTNNAVAAVEDALSLTSNHGLSRKNPLERHYRDVLCGRVHTPQDDLTKISAGRAALGI from the coding sequence ATGGTGACAACTGCAGCCAAGGGCCGCTCGCCGAATAGCGAGCCCGACTTCATCGAACGTGCCGAAGCGCTGGGCGAAGGTTTTGCCGCGCGTGCGGCCGAGCACGACCGCTCCGGCAGCTTTCCGTTCGAGAATTTTCGCGAGCTGTCCGAGGCGGGGCTGCTGTCGCTGACGGTGCCGGCGGCCCATGGCGGCGGCGGCGCGGGCGCGCGATACGCTGCGAAAATCCTCGGCATCATCGGCAAGGCCGATGCGTCGACGGCGCTGGTGCTGTCGATGCATTACATCAACCATCTCGTGATGGCGCGGAGCCCGACCTGGCCGGCGCGGCTGTCGCGCAAGCTCGCGCGCGAGAGTGTCGAGGGCGTCGCGCTCATCAACGCGCTGCGCGTCGAGCCGGAGCTCGGCTCACCCGCGCGCGGCGGCCTGCCGGCGACCATCGCACGGCGCACTGAGACCGGCTGGCGCCTGTCCGGTCACAAGATCTACTCGACGGGATCGCCGATCCTGAAATGGTACCTGGTCTGGGCGCGGACCGACGAGGCCGAGCCGCGCGTCGGCCAGTTCCTGGTGCCGGCGGGCCTTCCGGGCACGCGCATCATCGAGACCTGGGATCATCACGGCCTGCGCGCCAGCGGCAGCCACGACGTCATCTTCGACGACGTGGTGATCCCGCTCGACGCCGAGGTCGATGTCCGCAAGCCCGCCGACTGGCGCGCGCCCGACGTCGCGCAGGCAACCGTCCACACCATCTTCGTCGCGGCGATCTATGACGGCATCGCGCGAGCGGCGCGCGACTGGTTGATCGGCTTCCTGAAGACACGAGTGCCGGCCAATCTCGGCGCGCCGCTGGCGAGCCTGCCGCGCGCCCAGGAAATCCTCGGCGGCATCGAGGCGAAGCTCGCGGTCAACGTACGTTTGATCGACAGTTTTGCGTCCGATTTCGACGATGGCTTGCAGCTCAGCGCGATCGAGTCCAACATCGTCAAGCTGACGGTGACCAATAACGCCGTGGCCGCAGTGGAGGACGCTCTGTCGCTGACCAGCAATCACGGCCTGTCGCGCAAAAATCCGCTGGAGCGGCATTACCGCGACGTGCTCTGCGGCCGGGTCCACACGCCCCAGGACGACTTGACGAAAATCTCCGCCGGGCGCGCCGCGCTGGGCATCTGA
- a CDS encoding ABC transporter substrate-binding protein: MSINSDDHSITRRLAASLLAAAITLSTAAAAFAADTVVLRVGDQKGGNRSLLDISGYAKDLPYKIEWSEFPAAAPILEALNAGALDVGYTGDLSFLSVYAAGAPIKAIGGTRSDAKTQAILVRQDSPIKSAADLKGKRLAGTRGGWGQFLIDATLEKAQIKLEDATFAPLGPVDAKIALVAGSIDAWAVWEPYVSFATLKDKARVIADGEGLTPTITFIVASDSAIATKRAAVQDFVQRLNKARLWSLDHLAEYAKNTAELTRLPEDVLLSAYAAQRTSPIVIDENVVKEIQQASDRSTRYGILPKTLDVSKAVDRSFTAAAAGSN; encoded by the coding sequence ATGAGCATCAACTCCGACGATCATTCCATCACCCGCCGGCTCGCCGCATCGCTGCTTGCCGCCGCCATCACGCTATCGACCGCCGCGGCTGCATTCGCCGCTGACACGGTGGTGCTGCGCGTCGGCGACCAGAAGGGCGGCAACCGCTCGCTGCTCGATATCTCCGGCTATGCCAAGGACCTGCCCTACAAGATCGAATGGTCGGAATTTCCGGCGGCTGCTCCCATCCTGGAAGCGCTCAACGCCGGCGCGCTCGACGTCGGCTACACCGGCGACCTCTCGTTCCTGTCGGTTTACGCGGCCGGCGCGCCGATCAAGGCGATCGGCGGCACGCGCTCGGATGCGAAGACGCAGGCGATCCTGGTGCGCCAGGATTCGCCGATCAAATCGGCGGCCGACCTCAAAGGCAAGCGCCTCGCCGGCACGCGCGGCGGCTGGGGCCAGTTCCTGATCGACGCGACCTTGGAGAAGGCGCAGATCAAGCTGGAGGATGCGACCTTCGCCCCGCTCGGCCCGGTCGACGCCAAGATCGCCCTTGTCGCAGGCTCGATCGATGCCTGGGCGGTGTGGGAGCCCTATGTCTCGTTCGCGACCTTGAAGGACAAGGCCCGCGTGATCGCCGACGGCGAAGGCCTGACGCCGACCATCACCTTCATCGTCGCCTCCGACAGCGCCATCGCCACCAAGCGCGCCGCGGTGCAGGATTTCGTGCAGCGCCTGAACAAGGCGCGGCTATGGTCGCTCGACCATCTCGCCGAATATGCCAAGAACACCGCCGAGCTGACCAGGCTGCCGGAGGACGTGCTGCTGTCCGCCTACGCCGCACAGCGCACCAGCCCGATCGTGATCGACGAGAACGTGGTGAAGGAAATCCAACAAGCGTCCGACCGCTCGACGCGTTACGGCATCCTGCCGAAGACGCTCGACGTCAGCAAAGCCGTCGACCGCAGCTTCACCGCTGCGGCTGCGGGATCGAACTAG
- the glgA gene encoding glycogen synthase GlgA, whose amino-acid sequence MTPVRVLAVASEVYPIVKTGGLADVAGALPIALKAHGVEMRTLMPGYPDVMRLLTGADEIRRWPDYFGGPGRLLAGSHDGLDLFVLDVPHLYARPGNPYVTTDGVDWADNGIRFAALSRIAADIGHRLVPAFVPDVVHAHDWQAGLAPAYLHYDNRPRPGTVMTIHNMAYQGKFDRGLIGAIGLPWESAFDVHGLEYYGGISFLKAGVQLADRITTVSPTYAREIQSDEGGMGLGGLLRERAGVLSGILNGIDTEVWNPQTDPHIAYRFGAGDLTFRAANKAVLQQQFNLDSSDEAPLLGVISRLSWQKGLDLLLEAIPTILAEGMQLALLGSGDRDLQERYQAAARANPGRIGVMIGYDEILAHLVQAGADALIVPSRFEPCGLTQLCALRYGAVPIVSRVGGLEDTIVDIGEADASGRDATGFKFGPVTTNALVGTLRKANTAFHDKLTWRRLQLSGLVTDVSWRNRAGDYAALYRDLMAARRA is encoded by the coding sequence ATGACGCCTGTTCGCGTCCTCGCGGTCGCCTCCGAAGTCTACCCCATCGTCAAGACCGGCGGCCTCGCCGATGTCGCCGGCGCGCTGCCGATTGCGCTGAAGGCGCACGGCGTCGAGATGCGCACCTTGATGCCGGGCTATCCCGACGTGATGCGGCTGCTCACCGGCGCGGACGAGATCCGGCGCTGGCCGGATTATTTCGGCGGCCCCGGACGCCTGCTCGCAGGCTCCCATGACGGCCTCGACCTGTTCGTGCTCGACGTCCCGCATCTCTATGCGCGTCCGGGCAATCCTTACGTCACCACCGACGGCGTCGACTGGGCGGACAATGGCATCCGCTTCGCCGCGCTGTCGCGCATCGCGGCCGATATCGGCCACCGCCTCGTCCCCGCTTTCGTGCCCGATGTCGTCCATGCCCATGACTGGCAGGCGGGGCTCGCGCCGGCCTATCTGCACTACGACAATCGTCCACGGCCCGGTACCGTGATGACGATCCACAACATGGCCTATCAAGGCAAGTTCGACCGCGGGCTGATCGGCGCGATCGGCCTGCCCTGGGAGTCCGCGTTCGACGTCCATGGCCTCGAATATTACGGCGGCATCAGCTTCCTGAAGGCCGGCGTCCAGCTCGCCGATCGCATCACCACGGTGTCGCCGACCTACGCGCGGGAGATCCAGAGCGACGAAGGCGGCATGGGTCTCGGCGGCCTTTTGCGCGAACGCGCCGGCGTGCTCAGCGGCATCCTCAACGGCATCGACACCGAGGTGTGGAATCCGCAAACCGATCCGCACATCGCCTATCGCTTCGGCGCCGGAGACCTGACGTTCCGCGCCGCGAACAAGGCGGTGCTCCAGCAGCAATTCAATCTGGATTCCTCGGACGAAGCGCCGCTGCTCGGCGTCATCAGCCGGCTGTCCTGGCAGAAGGGGCTCGATCTCCTGCTCGAGGCCATTCCGACCATCCTGGCCGAAGGCATGCAGCTCGCGCTGCTCGGCAGCGGCGATCGCGATCTCCAGGAACGCTATCAGGCCGCCGCCCGCGCCAATCCCGGCCGGATCGGGGTCATGATCGGTTATGACGAGATCCTGGCGCATCTGGTCCAGGCGGGCGCCGATGCGCTGATCGTGCCGTCGCGGTTCGAGCCGTGCGGCCTGACCCAGCTCTGCGCGTTGCGCTACGGCGCCGTGCCGATCGTCTCCCGCGTCGGTGGCCTCGAGGACACCATCGTCGATATCGGCGAGGCCGATGCTTCGGGCCGCGATGCCACCGGATTCAAGTTCGGCCCCGTGACCACCAATGCCCTCGTCGGCACGCTGCGCAAGGCCAACACCGCCTTCCACGACAAGCTGACCTGGCGCCGGCTACAACTGAGCGGCCTTGTCACCGACGTCTCCTGGCGCAACCGCGCCGGCGATTATGCCGCGCTGTATCGCGATCTCATGGCAGCGCGCCGGGCGTAG
- a CDS encoding ABC transporter ATP-binding protein, whose translation MVAAAALAEAITHPAAGAALDIEQVSHAFDIDSAELPVLSDVSIAVEPGEFVALLGPSGCGKSTLLRLVAGLDKPKAGTLREDEARITRPHPSRVVVFQDPTLFPWRSVWDNVALGLEAQGILKSQRQRVDDALDLVGLASFRNAYPHQLSGGMAQRVALARALVNDPKILILDEPLGKLDSLTRITMQAELVSLWQRKGFTTLLVTHDAEEALVLANRVIVFSERPARVKADIRVDRPYPRHRGDPYLADLRRQILSLLGLDATW comes from the coding sequence ATGGTAGCCGCAGCTGCATTGGCCGAGGCGATCACGCACCCCGCCGCCGGCGCCGCGCTCGACATCGAGCAGGTCAGCCACGCCTTCGACATCGATAGCGCCGAGCTGCCTGTTCTCAGCGACGTCAGCATCGCGGTCGAGCCGGGCGAGTTCGTCGCGCTGCTCGGGCCCTCCGGCTGCGGCAAGTCGACCTTGCTGCGGCTCGTCGCCGGCCTCGACAAGCCCAAGGCGGGGACATTGCGCGAGGACGAGGCCCGCATCACCCGGCCGCATCCCTCGCGCGTGGTCGTGTTCCAGGACCCGACCCTGTTTCCCTGGCGGTCGGTCTGGGACAACGTCGCCCTGGGCCTCGAGGCCCAGGGCATTTTGAAGAGCCAGCGGCAGCGCGTCGACGATGCGCTCGATCTCGTTGGCTTGGCCTCGTTTCGCAATGCCTATCCGCACCAGCTGTCCGGCGGCATGGCGCAGCGGGTCGCGCTGGCTCGGGCGCTGGTCAATGATCCCAAGATCCTCATCCTCGACGAGCCGCTCGGCAAACTGGACTCGCTGACCCGCATCACGATGCAGGCCGAGCTGGTCTCGCTCTGGCAGCGCAAGGGCTTTACTACGCTCCTCGTTACGCACGATGCCGAGGAAGCGCTGGTGCTCGCCAACCGCGTCATCGTGTTCAGCGAGCGGCCCGCGCGCGTGAAGGCCGACATCCGTGTCGACCGGCCCTATCCGCGCCATCGCGGCGATCCGTACCTGGCCGATCTGCGCCGCCAGATCCTTAGCCTGCTGGGGCTGGACGCCACATGGTGA
- a CDS encoding class III extradiol ring-cleavage dioxygenase — protein MTRFPTLFLSHGGGPWPFMEDRRVQYAKTAEAFGRLPQLLPERPKAVLVITGHWEADAFTVSTSAHPPMVYDYYGFPEHTYHLKYPAPGKPELAARVGALLKHAGLDCREDPNQGFDHGTFVPLGLMYPNADMPIVLLSLRSTYDAAEHIKVGQAIASLRDEGILIVGSGLTYHNMRGFGRAESKPVSYDFEAYLNEAISNPDAARRNAMLIDWESAPSARLAHPREDHLLPLMVAAGAAGSDVGKRVFVDEVANVAMASYVFGG, from the coding sequence ATGACGCGATTTCCAACCCTGTTTCTGTCTCACGGCGGCGGCCCCTGGCCGTTCATGGAGGACAGACGGGTGCAATATGCGAAGACCGCCGAGGCGTTCGGCCGGCTGCCGCAGCTTCTTCCCGAAAGGCCCAAGGCCGTGCTCGTCATCACCGGCCATTGGGAGGCCGACGCCTTCACGGTGTCGACCTCGGCGCATCCGCCGATGGTGTACGACTATTACGGTTTCCCCGAGCATACCTATCACCTCAAATATCCGGCGCCGGGCAAGCCCGAGCTTGCAGCCAGGGTGGGGGCGCTGCTCAAGCATGCGGGTCTCGATTGTCGGGAGGATCCCAACCAGGGTTTTGACCACGGCACCTTCGTGCCGCTCGGGCTGATGTATCCGAACGCCGACATGCCGATCGTGCTGCTGTCGCTGAGATCGACTTACGATGCGGCCGAGCACATCAAGGTCGGGCAGGCGATCGCCTCGCTCCGCGACGAGGGCATTCTGATCGTCGGCAGCGGGCTCACCTATCACAACATGCGCGGCTTCGGCCGCGCGGAGTCCAAGCCCGTCTCGTATGATTTCGAGGCCTATCTGAACGAGGCGATCAGCAACCCCGATGCGGCGCGCCGCAACGCGATGCTGATCGACTGGGAGAGCGCACCGAGCGCGCGCCTTGCGCATCCCCGCGAAGACCATCTCCTGCCGCTGATGGTGGCCGCCGGCGCCGCCGGCAGCGATGTCGGCAAGCGCGTCTTCGTCGACGAGGTCGCGAACGTCGCGATGGCGTCGTATGTGTTCGGCGGCTGA
- the glgC gene encoding glucose-1-phosphate adenylyltransferase, translating into MSAARPEPLARQALAFVLAGGRGSRLLELTDRRAKPAVYFGGKSRIIDFALSNAVNSGIRRLAVATQYKAHSLIRHLQMGWNFFRPERNESFDILPASQRVSESMWYVGTADAVYQNIDIIESHNARFIVVLAGDHIYKMDYEVMLRQHVDSGADVTVGCLEMPRVESSGFGIMHIDEDGWIQEFLEKPKDPPPMPGKPDVSLASMGIYVFDAKFLYEELKRDAADQNSNHDFGKDIIPYIVKNGRAMAHQFSTSCVRSGSDPRAYWRDVGTVDAYWAANIDLTDVVPELDLFDRAWPIWSYAEITPPAKFVHDEESRRGQAVSSLVSGGCIISGASLRRSLLFTGVRVNSYANVENAVIMPYVHVGRGARLKNVVIDRGVEIPEGLVIGEDPEFDAKRFRTTEQGISLITQPMIDRLNT; encoded by the coding sequence ATGAGTGCCGCGAGACCCGAGCCGCTTGCCCGTCAGGCACTGGCGTTCGTCCTGGCCGGCGGACGCGGCAGCCGGCTCCTGGAGCTGACCGACCGGCGCGCCAAGCCCGCGGTCTATTTCGGCGGCAAGTCCCGCATCATCGATTTTGCGCTGTCGAACGCGGTGAACTCCGGCATCCGCCGCCTCGCGGTCGCCACCCAGTACAAGGCGCACAGCCTGATCCGGCATCTGCAGATGGGCTGGAACTTCTTCCGCCCCGAGCGTAACGAGAGTTTTGACATCCTCCCGGCCAGCCAGCGCGTGTCGGAGAGCATGTGGTATGTCGGCACGGCGGATGCCGTGTACCAGAACATCGACATCATCGAGTCGCACAATGCCCGCTTCATCGTCGTGCTCGCCGGCGACCACATCTACAAGATGGATTATGAGGTGATGCTGCGCCAGCACGTCGATAGCGGCGCCGACGTTACCGTCGGCTGTCTCGAAATGCCGCGTGTGGAATCCTCGGGCTTCGGCATCATGCATATCGACGAGGACGGCTGGATCCAGGAGTTCCTGGAAAAGCCCAAGGATCCGCCGCCGATGCCGGGCAAGCCTGATGTCTCGCTCGCCAGCATGGGCATCTACGTGTTCGACGCGAAATTCCTCTACGAGGAGCTCAAGCGCGACGCCGCGGACCAAAACTCCAATCACGATTTCGGCAAGGACATCATCCCCTACATCGTCAAGAACGGGCGCGCGATGGCGCACCAGTTCTCGACGTCCTGCGTCCGCTCCGGCAGCGACCCCCGCGCCTATTGGCGCGACGTCGGCACCGTCGATGCCTATTGGGCCGCCAATATCGACCTCACCGACGTGGTGCCGGAGCTCGATCTGTTCGACCGCGCCTGGCCGATCTGGTCCTATGCCGAGATCACCCCGCCGGCGAAATTCGTCCATGACGAGGAGAGCCGGCGCGGCCAGGCCGTGAGCTCGCTCGTGTCAGGCGGCTGCATCATCTCCGGCGCCTCGCTGCGCCGCTCGCTGCTGTTCACCGGCGTGCGCGTCAACTCCTATGCCAATGTCGAGAACGCCGTGATCATGCCTTACGTCCATGTCGGGCGCGGCGCGCGGCTGAAGAACGTCGTGATCGACCGCGGCGTCGAGATCCCCGAAGGCCTCGTCATCGGCGAGGACCCGGAGTTCGACGCCAAGCGTTTCCGCACCACCGAGCAGGGCATCTCGCTGATCACCCAGCCGATGATCGACAGGCTCAATACATGA